From the Solanum pennellii chromosome 4, SPENNV200 genome, one window contains:
- the LOC107016112 gene encoding peroxidase 12-like: protein MVSTTLSSFLLVLVLSFFVSEAQRPALTKGLSWSFYQSSCPQLESIIRKRLQKQIKDDVGQAAGLLRLHFHDCFVQGCDGSVLLEGSAGGPSEQTAIPNLTLRKRSFKIIDDLRKRIQDECGQVVSCSDIVAIAARDSVVLTGGPNYDVPLGRKDGVNFATEQATIDNLVAPSANTTTVLSLLATKGLDATDAVALSGAHTIGISHCPSFTDRLYPNQDSTMDKTFANNLKGSCPTANSNNTVNMDIRSPNVFDNKYYVDLMNRQGLFTSDQDLYTDRRTRGIVTSFAVNQSLFYEKFVIGMIKMGQMNVLTGGQGEIRNRCDRRNKDKKVDIATVVEELEETFSALF from the exons ATGGTGTCAACTACTCTATCAAGTTTTCTACTTGttcttgttctttctttctttgtctCAGAAGCTCAAAGGCCTGCTTTAACCAAAGGTCTTTCATGGTCATTTTATCAATCTAGTTGTCCTCAACTTGAATCCATTATTAGAAAGAGGCTTCAAAAACAAATCAAGGATGATGTTGGCCAAGCTGCTGGCTTACTTCGTCTTCATTTCCACGATTGCTTTGTTCag GGGTGTGATGGTTCAGTGTTGCTAGAAGGATCAGCAGGAGGGCCAAGTGAGCAAACTGCAATCCCAAATTTGACCCTAAGAAAAAGGTCATTCAAGATAATTGATGATCTTAGAAAAAGGATCCAAGATGAGTGTGGTCAAGTTGTGTCTTGCTCTGATATTGTTGCCATTGCTGCTAGGGATTCTGTTGTCTTG ACGGGTGGGCCCAACTACGATGTACCCTTAGGAAGAAAGGACGGAGTCAACTTTGCAACGGAGCAAGCGACGATTGACAACCTAGTCGCACCCTCTGCCAACACCACAACCGTCCTCTCTCTCCTTGCAACCAAGGGCCTCGACGCGACCGATGCGGTCGCGTTGTCTGGGGCCCACACTATCGGTATCAGCCACTGTCCTTCATTCACCGACCGTCTCTACCCAAACCAAGACTCCACTATGGACAAGACATTTGCTAACAACCTTAAAGGTAGTTGTCCCACGGCTAACTCGAACAACACGGTCAACATGGACATTCGTAGCCCTAATGTTTTCGACAACAAGTACTACGTTGATCTCATGAATAGACAAGGGCTTTTTACGTCCGATCAAGATTTGTATACGGATCGAAGAACACGAGGGATTGTAACGAGCTTTGCGGTGAATCAATCGTTGTTTTATGAGAAATTTGTTATTGGTATGATAAAAATGGGACAAATGAATGTGTTGACTGGTGGACAAGGTGAAATTAGGAATAGGTGTGATAGGAGGAATAAGGATAAAAAGGTTGATATTGCTACTGTTGTTGAAGAATTGGAGGAAACTTTTTCTGCtttgttttaa
- the LOC107016238 gene encoding peroxidase 12-like, translated as MASTSLLTFGSSLLLVLILSIFVSIHFQVTQAQGTQPIVKGLSWTFYDSICPNAESIIRRRLQNVFRQDIGQAAGLLRLHFHDCFVQGCDGSVLLDGSASGPSEKDAPPNLTLRQQAFRIIEDLRRRVHRDCGKVVSCADITAIAARDSVFFSGGPDYDLPLGRRDGLTFATTNETLANLPPPSFNTSLILASLATKNFTPTDVVALSGGHTIGISHCTSFTDRLYPNQDSSMDKTFAKNLKTTCPTRNSTNTTVLDIRSPNKFDNKYYVDLMNRQGLFTSDQDLYTDRRTRGIVTSFAINESLFFKEFVNSMIKMGQLNVLTGTQGEIRANCSVRNSNNYNLIQGTWSEI; from the exons atgGCTTCAACTAGTCTTTTAACTTTTGGTTCTTCACTACTTTTAGTACTAATCCtttctatttttgtttcaatCCATTTTCAAGTAACACAAGCTCAAGGTACTCAACCAATTGTGAAAGGTCTTTCATGGACTTTTTATGACTCCATTTGTCCCAATGCTGAATCCATCATCAGGAGGCGACTCCAGAATGTTTTCCGGCAGGATATCGGTCAGGCCGCCGGCCTTCTTCGTCTTCACTTCCATGATTGCTTTGTTCAG GGTTGTGATGGATCAGTATTATTAGATGGTTCAGCCAGTGGGCCAAGTGAGAAAGATGCACCCCCCAACTTGACTTTAAGACAACAGGCTTTTCGGATCATCGAAGACCTTCGCCGTCGTGTGCATCGCGATTGCGGTAAAGTCGTTTCTTGTGCTGATATTACTGCCATTGCTGCTCGTGACTCCGTTTTCTTT TCGGGTGGCCCGGACTATGATCTACCACTAGGAAGAAGGGATGGACTCACTTTTGCAACAACAAATGAAACCCTAGCCAATCTTCCACCACCTTCATTCAACACAAGTTTAATTCTAGCTTCACTTGCTACCAAAAACTTCACTCCCACAGATGTTGTTGCACTTTCTGGTGGTCACACTATTGGTATTAGTCATTGTACTTCTTTCACAGACAGACTTTACCCTAATCAAGATTCATCCATGGATAAAACCTTTGCCAAAAACCTTAAAACAACATGTCCAACTAGAAACTCCACGAACACGACTGTCCTAGACATACGATCACCTAACAAGTTCGATAACAAGTACTACGTTGATCTCATGAATCGACAAGGGCTTTTCACATCGGATCAAGATTTGTATACAGATAGAAGAACACGAGGGATTGTTACGAGTTTTGCTATCAATGAGTCACTTTTCTTTAAGGAATTTGTGAATTCCATGATCAAGATGGGACAATTGAATGTGTTGACTGGGACACAAGGTGAAATTAGGGCAAATTGTTCTGtcagaaattcaaataattataatttgatacAAGGAACTTGGTCAGAAATATAA